The following proteins are encoded in a genomic region of Rhizobium sp. CCGE531:
- a CDS encoding hydroxyacid dehydrogenase: MTTDSTPLAISAPEPRSLELIFTRDALSLLHSKYRLVEADPDDIAGLGDEVLGEARYIIGQPPLSRETLDRMPQLRCILNVESNLINNMPYEVLFERGIHVVTTGQVFAEPVAEIGLGFALSLARGIVDADLDFREGRELWGGDGNASARLLSGGDIGIVGFGDLGKALNRVLSGFRANIRVFDPWMPPSILREHGVQPARLDEVLAGSDFIFVVASVTSENKGFLGAEAFAKMRKGAAFILLSRADVVDFDALMAAVASGHIVAASDVYPEEPLGFDHPVRKLKGFLRSAHRAGALDSAFKKMGDMVLEDMDLMDRGLPPMRSKRAERETVSRMRSKPVTRN; encoded by the coding sequence ATGACCACCGACAGCACGCCCTTGGCCATCAGCGCGCCGGAGCCGCGCTCGCTCGAGCTAATCTTCACTAGGGACGCACTGTCGCTCCTTCACTCGAAATATCGCCTCGTCGAGGCGGATCCGGACGATATCGCCGGATTGGGCGACGAGGTGCTCGGCGAAGCGCGCTACATCATCGGCCAGCCGCCGCTTTCGAGGGAAACGCTCGACCGAATGCCGCAACTGCGCTGCATCCTGAATGTCGAGAGCAACCTCATCAACAACATGCCCTATGAGGTGCTTTTCGAACGCGGCATCCACGTGGTCACCACCGGGCAGGTTTTCGCCGAACCGGTCGCCGAGATCGGCCTTGGATTCGCCCTGAGCCTGGCGCGCGGCATCGTCGACGCCGATCTGGATTTCCGCGAGGGCAGGGAACTCTGGGGCGGCGACGGCAATGCCAGCGCCCGGCTGCTTTCGGGCGGCGATATCGGCATTGTCGGCTTCGGAGACCTCGGCAAGGCGCTAAACCGGGTGCTCTCCGGTTTCCGTGCCAATATCAGGGTATTCGATCCCTGGATGCCGCCCTCGATTCTCCGAGAACACGGCGTTCAGCCTGCGCGGCTGGACGAAGTGCTGGCGGGCAGCGATTTCATTTTCGTGGTCGCGTCGGTCACCAGCGAAAACAAAGGCTTTCTCGGGGCCGAAGCTTTCGCGAAGATGCGCAAGGGAGCGGCCTTCATACTGCTTAGCCGGGCCGATGTCGTCGATTTCGATGCGCTGATGGCGGCAGTCGCGTCCGGTCATATCGTGGCGGCAAGCGATGTCTATCCGGAGGAGCCGCTCGGCTTCGATCACCCGGTGCGCAAGCTCAAGGGTTTCCTCCGCTCGGCCCACCGTGCTGGTGCGCTCGACAGCGCCTTCAAGAAAATGGGCGACATGGTGCTGGAAGATATGGATCTGATGGATCGCGGCCTGCCGCCGATGCGCAGCAAGCGCGCGGAGCGGGAAACGGTATCGCGCATGCGCTCGAAGCCGGTGACGCGGAACTGA
- a CDS encoding DNA-3-methyladenine glycosylase I, whose amino-acid sequence MTSFAEIKERAEKRKGGAEGLKALMPKAPNHDVLRALPDDRILSEMTRYIFYAGFVRNVINAKWPGFEAAFSGFDPAFLNLAPDDYWHDLTSDTRVIRNGAKIMSVRTNAQFVRRLADEHGSAARFLADWPLEDQIGLLAVLGKQANRLGGMTGQYLLRAIGRDSFVMSHDVLVCLRLSGVPISESKPTKKDLRLIQDQFNAWRAETGLPLTHLSRICAFSVGMPDEEDEPD is encoded by the coding sequence ATGACGAGCTTTGCGGAGATCAAGGAACGGGCCGAGAAGCGCAAGGGTGGTGCCGAGGGGCTGAAGGCATTGATGCCGAAGGCGCCGAACCATGATGTCCTGCGCGCCCTGCCTGATGACCGCATCCTGTCGGAGATGACGCGCTACATCTTCTATGCGGGCTTCGTGCGCAACGTCATCAATGCCAAGTGGCCGGGTTTTGAAGCTGCTTTTTCCGGTTTCGATCCTGCCTTTCTCAATCTCGCGCCGGATGATTATTGGCATGACCTGACCTCCGATACGCGGGTCATCCGCAATGGCGCCAAAATCATGTCGGTACGAACAAATGCGCAGTTCGTCCGCCGGCTTGCTGATGAACATGGCAGCGCCGCCCGCTTCCTTGCCGATTGGCCGCTGGAGGATCAGATCGGCCTGCTTGCCGTCCTCGGCAAGCAGGCGAACCGGCTCGGCGGCATGACCGGCCAATATCTTCTGCGGGCGATCGGCCGCGACAGTTTCGTCATGAGCCATGACGTTCTCGTCTGCCTGCGGCTTTCCGGCGTGCCGATCTCCGAAAGCAAGCCGACGAAGAAGGATCTGCGGCTGATCCAGGATCAGTTCAATGCCTGGCGCGCGGAGACAGGCCTGCCGCTCACCCATCTCTCGCGTATCTGTGCTTTCTCGGTCGGAATGCCTGACGAAGAGGACGAGCCTGATTGA
- a CDS encoding DUF982 domain-containing protein: MNNKDWNYPIMVICKRTGKIYTVANTKEALEMLLNAWPVAEGKAFMMALQICADVERGQGQPLEARSSFVIAAAEAGVPLEIPVIQ, encoded by the coding sequence ATGAATAATAAAGACTGGAATTATCCCATCATGGTCATCTGCAAGCGCACCGGAAAAATTTATACGGTCGCCAACACGAAGGAAGCGTTGGAGATGTTGCTGAATGCCTGGCCGGTGGCGGAGGGCAAGGCATTCATGATGGCTCTGCAAATCTGTGCCGACGTCGAGAGAGGTCAGGGACAACCGCTGGAGGCCCGTAGCAGCTTTGTCATAGCGGCGGCGGAGGCCGGGGTTCCCCTCGAAATTCCGGTGATTCAATAG
- a CDS encoding DUF982 domain-containing protein, with translation MKRNTLRPFPVVTLVIGENGGQRRVNSVHQVAELLLEHWPVENGEEYVAAVRICLEAMLGAVPPEAAREALIKAAREAGISVLQ, from the coding sequence TTGAAACGAAACACTTTACGACCATTTCCAGTTGTCACGCTGGTGATTGGGGAGAACGGCGGACAACGCCGCGTCAATTCAGTACATCAGGTTGCGGAACTGCTGTTGGAGCATTGGCCGGTCGAGAATGGCGAGGAATATGTCGCCGCGGTACGCATCTGCCTAGAAGCGATGCTTGGCGCTGTCCCGCCCGAGGCCGCGAGGGAGGCCTTGATCAAGGCCGCCCGGGAAGCAGGCATATCCGTATTGCAATGA
- a CDS encoding DUF6074 family protein produces the protein MSLLPFPADRRTSDVRRCAKALQQLHGEAANRFWRSEMASFAAILREQGMEDAEISRQAGLYMHAVQMELQLAFAEEELNASA, from the coding sequence ATGTCGCTTCTACCATTCCCGGCCGACAGGCGTACCAGTGATGTCAGGCGGTGTGCCAAAGCCCTGCAGCAGCTTCACGGAGAGGCGGCAAACCGCTTCTGGCGTTCGGAAATGGCGAGCTTTGCCGCCATCCTGCGGGAACAGGGAATGGAAGACGCCGAGATCTCCCGGCAAGCCGGCCTCTATATGCACGCAGTCCAGATGGAGCTGCAGCTCGCCTTTGCCGAGGAAGAGCTGAACGCCTCGGCCTGA
- a CDS encoding PilZ domain-containing protein has translation MTALSPEGRVSTRKRTLLGAKIIFNDGRSVFDCIVKNLSDTGAMIQIENPLAAPNAFNLQFPDDRLLPCEVRWRKINSIGVEFV, from the coding sequence ATGACGGCACTCTCACCCGAAGGCCGAGTATCCACCCGAAAGCGTACGCTTCTCGGCGCAAAGATCATCTTCAACGACGGACGTTCGGTTTTTGATTGCATCGTGAAAAACCTTTCCGATACCGGTGCCATGATCCAAATCGAAAACCCGCTCGCGGCACCAAACGCCTTCAATCTGCAATTTCCGGACGACAGGCTGCTGCCCTGCGAGGTGCGTTGGCGAAAAATCAACAGCATAGGCGTTGAGTTCGTGTGA
- the mnmA gene encoding tRNA 2-thiouridine(34) synthase MnmA: protein MNTLDFDKRPEDTRVVVAMSGGVDSSVVAGILKRQGYDVLGITLQLYDHGAAVHRAGSCCAGQDIDDARRVCETLGIPHYVLDYEKRFRETVINPFAESYVAGETPIPCVACNQTVKFADLLLTAKELGADALATGHYIRSRLNPSAERPHRRALYRPADADRDQSYFLFATTQEQIDYLRFPLGGMPKSETRALAEEMGLVVAKKADSQDICFVPQGKYSDVIAKLKPNAALAGEIVHLDGRVLGQHEGILHYTIGQRRGIGVATGEPLYVVYLDARSRRVIVGPKEALETHRVYLRDVNWLGDEPLVLAASGDGFSCFAKVRSTRAPSPAVLHADASGIYVDLTVGEAGVAPGQACALYSAPGDDARVYGGGFIERSEREPMAEASLKALLACPVAA, encoded by the coding sequence GTGAATACACTGGATTTTGACAAGAGGCCGGAAGATACCCGCGTCGTCGTCGCCATGTCTGGCGGTGTCGACAGCTCCGTCGTCGCCGGCATTCTGAAGCGGCAGGGCTATGATGTGCTCGGCATCACGCTGCAGCTCTATGACCATGGCGCTGCCGTGCATCGCGCCGGCTCCTGTTGCGCCGGCCAGGATATCGATGATGCGCGCCGCGTCTGCGAAACGCTCGGCATCCCGCATTATGTGCTCGATTATGAAAAGCGCTTCCGCGAAACGGTCATCAATCCTTTCGCCGAGAGCTACGTCGCCGGCGAAACGCCGATCCCCTGCGTTGCCTGCAACCAGACCGTCAAGTTCGCCGATCTTCTGCTGACCGCCAAGGAACTTGGCGCCGATGCGCTGGCGACCGGCCATTATATCCGCTCGCGCCTCAATCCATCCGCGGAGCGCCCGCATCGTCGCGCGCTCTATCGCCCGGCCGATGCCGATCGCGACCAGAGCTATTTCCTCTTCGCCACCACGCAGGAACAGATCGATTACCTGCGCTTTCCGCTCGGCGGCATGCCGAAGTCGGAGACGCGGGCGCTTGCCGAGGAAATGGGCCTGGTCGTCGCCAAGAAGGCCGACAGCCAGGACATCTGTTTCGTGCCGCAGGGCAAATATTCCGACGTGATCGCCAAGCTGAAGCCGAACGCGGCGCTCGCCGGCGAGATCGTCCATCTCGACGGCCGCGTGCTCGGTCAACACGAGGGCATCCTGCATTATACGATCGGCCAGCGCCGTGGCATCGGTGTCGCGACCGGTGAGCCGCTTTATGTCGTCTATCTCGACGCCCGCTCGCGCCGCGTCATCGTCGGCCCGAAGGAGGCGCTGGAAACGCATCGCGTCTATCTGCGCGATGTTAACTGGCTGGGCGACGAGCCGTTGGTGCTGGCGGCTTCCGGCGACGGCTTTTCCTGTTTCGCCAAGGTTCGCTCCACCCGCGCGCCGTCCCCTGCCGTGCTGCATGCCGACGCCAGCGGCATCTATGTCGACCTCACGGTCGGCGAGGCCGGCGTCGCTCCGGGCCAGGCCTGCGCGCTCTATTCGGCGCCGGGTGACGACGCCCGCGTCTATGGCGGCGGCTTCATCGAACGTTCGGAACGCGAGCCGATGGCGGAGGCTTCCTTGAAGGCTTTGCTGGCATGCCCGGTCGCTGCTTAA
- a CDS encoding CDP-alcohol phosphatidyltransferase family protein: protein MTGEGQAGKGTGDRRPLASRNTRWAQTLARRMTALSVTPNQISQASMLMAALAGASFWLSGTAGSAGMHVTLLILAALFCQLRLLCNLLDGMVAVEGGKGEADGPFWNEFPDRIADILIFAGIGYGIAAPGLGWAAAALAVLTAYVRELGRATGNPSDFGGPMAKQHRMAVATAAALLSIVEAFWSGGVWVLTIALWVVAIGSAVTVLRRSRNLIWHLKAKG from the coding sequence ATGACAGGTGAGGGCCAGGCAGGCAAGGGAACCGGTGACAGGCGGCCGCTGGCCAGCCGCAACACGCGATGGGCTCAGACGCTGGCGCGGCGTATGACGGCGCTTTCGGTGACGCCGAACCAGATATCGCAGGCAAGTATGCTGATGGCGGCGTTGGCGGGAGCCTCATTCTGGCTCTCCGGTACGGCCGGCAGTGCCGGGATGCATGTGACATTGTTGATCCTGGCCGCCTTGTTCTGCCAGCTGCGCCTGCTCTGCAACCTGCTTGACGGCATGGTGGCGGTCGAGGGCGGAAAGGGCGAGGCCGATGGACCCTTCTGGAACGAATTCCCGGATCGTATCGCCGACATCCTCATCTTTGCCGGCATCGGCTATGGCATCGCCGCGCCAGGGCTCGGCTGGGCCGCCGCCGCCCTTGCGGTGCTGACCGCCTATGTCCGCGAGCTTGGCCGGGCCACGGGCAATCCGAGCGATTTCGGCGGACCGATGGCCAAGCAGCATCGCATGGCGGTCGCCACGGCTGCCGCGCTCCTCTCCATTGTCGAAGCTTTTTGGAGTGGCGGTGTATGGGTTTTGACCATTGCCCTCTGGGTCGTCGCCATCGGATCGGCGGTCACGGTATTGCGACGCAGCCGCAATCTGATCTGGCATTTGAAGGCAAAGGGGTGA